From one Pontibacillus sp. HMF3514 genomic stretch:
- a CDS encoding DUF2268 domain-containing protein, with protein MSIVDTKAWLLAFFKKCQSTSHHSLYDIQSEALCEPIESYLSNLHPEELLYHLHQNGLFQPREWRRMEAVVKEMEKQNVWELIQKEFHRLKNEWNGPDIPVFIFPIKHGDKPLKHRATKKNGLALKRGIFLFISSDHPSTELKAILAHEYHHVCRMRALDLNDQKLALQDLLVLEGLAECAVKDRYGEKWLAPWTSLYTYEEVESIWKSQFRSSLSNTDPDHQFKLMYGKTLSRFPKWIGYNIGYQVVNDYLENQSQTDHTKLLKEPAETFIKGSKFR; from the coding sequence ATGAGTATTGTTGATACAAAAGCTTGGTTATTAGCTTTTTTTAAGAAGTGTCAATCCACATCCCATCATTCTCTATATGACATTCAATCAGAAGCATTATGCGAGCCGATAGAATCGTATTTATCTAACCTACACCCAGAAGAACTTCTTTATCATCTTCATCAGAATGGACTGTTTCAACCTAGAGAATGGAGGCGGATGGAAGCAGTCGTGAAGGAGATGGAAAAACAGAATGTATGGGAACTTATCCAGAAAGAGTTTCACCGGTTGAAAAACGAATGGAATGGCCCTGATATCCCGGTCTTTATTTTTCCAATCAAACATGGGGATAAACCGTTAAAACACAGGGCTACAAAAAAGAACGGATTAGCATTGAAGCGCGGTATTTTCTTATTTATTTCCTCTGATCACCCTTCCACCGAGCTCAAAGCCATATTAGCTCATGAATATCATCATGTCTGTCGCATGCGTGCACTCGACCTTAATGATCAAAAATTGGCGTTACAAGATTTGCTTGTTTTGGAAGGGTTAGCTGAGTGTGCAGTCAAGGATCGCTATGGGGAGAAGTGGTTAGCTCCCTGGACGTCTCTATACACCTATGAAGAAGTTGAATCCATTTGGAAAAGTCAGTTTAGGTCGTCATTATCCAACACGGATCCTGACCATCAATTCAAACTCATGTATGGCAAAACATTAAGCCGCTTCCCGAAATGGATCGGCTACAACATAGGCTATCAAGTCGTCAATGACTACCTAGAAAACCAAAGTCAAACTGACCACACCAAGTTACTAAAAGAGCCAGCCGAAACATTTATCAAGGGTTCTAAATTCAGATAA